The following are encoded in a window of bacterium genomic DNA:
- the pilP gene encoding type IV pilus biogenesis protein PilP — protein sequence MRKKGVFWIAGMFVALGMIIPSIGLCEEQQKQAEESKKIYDTKPLIKLEEEISTEEKQLKLLEIKAQKKKYEIEIRGIEAQMQDFESTNGGQAGRVYQRQKIRSSQGKEGEDVNWLSKAYLKMVFKKQNVNYAMISFNDREITVKEGDLFEGYKVEKIATDYVVIKAGKIIERISW from the coding sequence ATGAGAAAAAAAGGAGTTTTTTGGATCGCCGGAATGTTCGTTGCATTAGGGATGATTATACCAAGTATAGGGCTATGCGAAGAACAGCAAAAGCAAGCTGAGGAAAGCAAAAAAATATACGACACAAAACCGTTAATCAAGCTAGAAGAGGAGATTTCAACAGAGGAGAAGCAGCTCAAATTGCTTGAGATAAAAGCGCAGAAGAAGAAATACGAAATTGAAATCAGAGGAATCGAAGCGCAAATGCAAGATTTTGAAAGCACGAATGGTGGACAGGCAGGACGCGTTTATCAAAGGCAGAAGATTAGAAGCAGTCAAGGCAAAGAAGGAGAGGATGTTAATTGGTTATCAAAAGCATATCTTAAAATGGTGTTTAAAAAGCAGAATGTGAACTATGCCATGATTTCATTTAATGATAGAGAAATTACAGTTAAAGAAGGGGATCTTTTTGAGGGTTATAAAGTAGAAAAAATTGCAACAGATTATGTTGTGATAAAAGCAGGCAAGATTATCGAAAGGATATCGTGGTGA
- a CDS encoding prepilin-type N-terminal cleavage/methylation domain-containing protein produces MLPRHLRLRSKYGFTLLELAISIVILGVLVIIIAGTAHQRIKVAKAGAVVKSMAAIADASDAHRKDQGSWPTTLTDIASYLPANFQATNMFGNGYTLSSNNMIFTVQTDIPSGILTASRLGSQFRIISNPPNVTLSLTKTLEMGEVGEAVYDKQHLYEE; encoded by the coding sequence ATGCTACCACGACATTTACGGTTACGTTCTAAATATGGGTTTACGCTTCTTGAACTGGCTATATCTATAGTAATTTTAGGAGTATTGGTAATAATTATCGCGGGTACAGCGCATCAGAGGATAAAGGTGGCAAAAGCAGGAGCTGTAGTGAAATCAATGGCGGCTATTGCGGATGCAAGTGATGCGCACAGAAAAGATCAAGGATCATGGCCAACAACTCTGACTGATATAGCCAGTTATTTGCCTGCGAATTTTCAGGCAACAAATATGTTTGGAAACGGATACACATTATCATCTAATAACATGATTTTTACGGTACAGACGGATATTCCTTCAGGGATTCTAACAGCTAGTAGATTGGGTTCACAATTCAGAATAATTAGTAATCCGCCAAATGTTACATTGTCTTTAACAAAAACCCTTGAAATGGGAGAAGTGGGGGAGGCTGTTTATGATAAACAACATTTATATGAAGAATAA
- a CDS encoding type II secretion system GspH family protein, with the protein MMKRSINRKAFTLIELAIVMVIIAILIGVLIPTFGMRDKANISRAKGDIGGLHAAALGYVSAGRTTFTGVSVAVLVTEGHLPANFSGTASNPWGGDYTVAVNTDATKVDIAATDVPANAGADLVRTFNTKSEGAVYATTTFTVTF; encoded by the coding sequence ATGATGAAGAGATCAATTAATCGCAAAGCATTTACATTGATTGAGTTGGCGATTGTAATGGTGATCATCGCCATACTTATTGGTGTATTAATTCCTACGTTTGGAATGCGTGATAAGGCAAATATCTCAAGAGCAAAAGGAGATATCGGGGGACTGCATGCCGCAGCGTTAGGATATGTAAGTGCTGGCAGGACAACTTTTACTGGAGTTAGTGTTGCAGTTCTGGTTACCGAGGGACATCTGCCCGCAAACTTTTCTGGAACAGCTTCAAATCCATGGGGAGGAGATTATACGGTAGCCGTTAATACGGATGCAACTAAAGTTGATATCGCTGCTACCGATGTACCGGCAAATGCAGGCGCAGATCTGGTAAGAACGTTTAATACAAAGAGTGAAGGAGCAGTTTATGCTACCACGACATTTACGGTTACGTTCTAA
- a CDS encoding tetratricopeptide repeat protein, translated as MRAENFKYSLAVFLVACIAFLGLTCGGCKKELTFEEAKKIAEIDWDKRYKETKQKFGYHFKRGIAFAEVNDYKNAVDEFKDMLQMNPEDPDLYLLLGSCYSFFGEYDKAIKTCKKAIKLNADLADAHFMVGKNYAALGRYKEARVWLKRAKACKSVSSTPYLNSLKGIDEVLDIVNRIIFWKESIGIWSRSASDAKGHRQLGLAYLHLAKSGIFSKDEHIKEKHAKAVKEFKREVKINYKSPRARYRIGEYYFELKQYKEARKWLCNAAQYAPDDSEIALTLGIVCSISLEALKMAEIYKDNPAERFNLEDGSFERQYYIGRGHYSVARWLEIGFQSNLCDLRSSHCFDWPLHYQKAEDTYRKSLKIKPDFATGHHALGVCLIMRNDRTKDREAVLEFEKALEINPNHSCAAASHFYIGETWYRLAFDKFPMNLFNKMEKEKALVIISHLEKAISEKGVKKRHDDVHFYLGRTYLCLGRYKEAFREYKALRGINRKKAKELFKMAGGAFKK; from the coding sequence ATGAGAGCCGAAAATTTTAAATATAGTTTAGCAGTATTTTTAGTAGCTTGTATTGCTTTTTTGGGTTTAACGTGTGGAGGATGTAAAAAAGAGCTAACATTCGAAGAAGCAAAGAAAATTGCAGAAATTGATTGGGATAAGAGATATAAAGAAACTAAACAAAAGTTTGGCTATCATTTTAAACGAGGGATAGCGTTTGCTGAGGTGAACGATTATAAAAATGCAGTTGATGAATTTAAAGATATGCTGCAAATGAATCCCGAGGATCCAGATTTATACCTTTTGCTTGGAAGTTGTTATTCCTTTTTTGGAGAATACGATAAGGCAATAAAAACTTGTAAAAAAGCAATAAAACTTAATGCTGATCTTGCTGATGCACATTTCATGGTGGGTAAGAATTATGCTGCGTTGGGACGTTACAAAGAAGCGAGGGTATGGCTAAAGAGAGCAAAGGCGTGTAAAAGTGTTTCTTCTACTCCTTATTTAAATAGTCTTAAGGGGATTGATGAGGTTTTGGATATTGTAAATAGAATTATTTTTTGGAAAGAGAGCATTGGAATTTGGTCGCGATCGGCTAGCGATGCCAAAGGACATCGTCAACTGGGATTGGCATATCTTCATCTTGCTAAAAGTGGAATTTTTTCAAAAGACGAGCATATAAAAGAGAAACATGCTAAAGCCGTGAAAGAGTTTAAAAGAGAAGTTAAAATTAATTATAAAAGTCCTAGAGCGCGTTATAGAATAGGGGAGTATTATTTTGAATTAAAGCAGTATAAAGAGGCTAGGAAGTGGTTATGCAATGCTGCGCAATATGCGCCTGATGATTCGGAAATAGCGTTAACCCTTGGAATAGTTTGTTCGATATCTCTTGAAGCGTTAAAAATGGCTGAAATTTATAAGGATAATCCGGCAGAGCGTTTTAATCTTGAGGATGGATCTTTTGAAAGACAGTATTATATTGGAAGGGGGCACTATAGTGTAGCGAGATGGTTAGAAATAGGGTTTCAAAGTAATTTATGTGATCTCCGGAGCTCTCATTGCTTTGATTGGCCTCTTCACTATCAGAAAGCAGAAGACACATATAGAAAATCGCTAAAAATCAAGCCTGATTTTGCAACGGGACATCATGCATTGGGTGTGTGTTTGATAATGAGGAACGACAGAACTAAGGATCGTGAAGCAGTACTAGAATTTGAAAAGGCATTAGAAATTAACCCTAATCATTCCTGTGCGGCTGCTTCACATTTTTATATCGGGGAGACTTGGTATCGCTTAGCTTTTGATAAGTTTCCGATGAATCTTTTCAACAAAATGGAAAAAGAAAAGGCTCTCGTAATTATTTCACATTTGGAAAAAGCGATATCGGAGAAAGGAGTAAAAAAACGCCATGATGATGTGCATTTTTATCTGGGGAGAACCTACTTATGTCTAGGGCGATATAAAGAAGCGTTTAGAGAATACAAAGCTCTTCGAGGGATTAATAGAAAAAAGGCAAAAGAGCTATTTAAGATGGCAGGTGGAGCGTTTAAAAAGTGA
- a CDS encoding type II secretion system F family protein gives MLSFCYRAVSSAGIIVAGNIEGASHRSVKKGLIKKNYQILSLYPNIVKSLSLLFKRRQLSRSALIDFFGELGKCLNMGMDLLASLKMMRETTVDSMVKRVCVLVDESIRNGFTLADALGRTNVIPKISIAAVRVGEKSGDLSKSLRDLAETYKVEQEFVSELKRAATYPLVVISFLFIVVIFVGFYVIPKLEPLFAISGGGNFMTKGLLFLSFVLRKFWWLIIISFFGLCYFIGVLKERFSQQFYEIIYKIKLVGVMAKETAISRAFHNLGLLAEAGIPVLDSLSIVVESMPYKYICAKLNKVRERLLMGGSFGEVLNDGFFPPQVYDVIARGEKRGALGESFLSVAEYYRGKVRDKLIILTKLVEPVMIIIAALLVVGVLFSFFVPIYSNVTNIENISTLK, from the coding sequence ATGTTATCGTTTTGTTATAGAGCTGTTTCGAGTGCTGGGATAATAGTTGCGGGAAACATAGAAGGAGCTTCGCATAGAAGCGTTAAGAAAGGATTAATAAAGAAAAACTATCAGATTTTATCCCTATATCCAAATATAGTTAAGAGTTTATCATTGCTTTTTAAAAGACGACAGTTGAGCAGAAGCGCCTTAATTGACTTTTTTGGAGAGTTAGGTAAGTGCTTAAATATGGGAATGGATCTACTTGCGAGTCTTAAGATGATGCGTGAAACCACGGTGGATAGTATGGTAAAGAGAGTTTGTGTTCTTGTTGATGAGAGCATACGAAACGGATTTACTCTGGCAGATGCTTTAGGGAGAACGAACGTTATCCCTAAAATCAGCATTGCAGCTGTTAGGGTTGGGGAGAAAAGCGGCGATTTATCTAAGTCGTTGAGAGATTTGGCAGAGACATACAAAGTAGAGCAAGAGTTCGTATCAGAGTTAAAGCGCGCTGCAACATACCCTCTAGTTGTAATTAGTTTTTTGTTTATAGTGGTTATATTTGTTGGGTTTTATGTAATTCCTAAGCTAGAGCCACTTTTTGCAATCAGCGGCGGTGGAAACTTCATGACAAAAGGGCTTTTATTTCTCTCTTTTGTGTTAAGAAAATTTTGGTGGCTTATAATTATATCTTTTTTTGGCTTATGTTATTTTATAGGCGTTCTTAAAGAGCGGTTTTCCCAACAATTCTATGAAATTATCTACAAGATAAAGCTGGTTGGCGTGATGGCAAAAGAAACCGCTATTTCAAGAGCATTTCATAATCTTGGTTTGCTGGCAGAAGCAGGGATCCCTGTCCTGGATAGCTTAAGTATTGTTGTTGAGAGCATGCCATATAAATATATATGCGCAAAACTCAATAAAGTTAGAGAAAGACTTTTGATGGGTGGGTCTTTTGGCGAAGTGCTTAATGACGGATTCTTTCCCCCGCAAGTGTATGATGTTATAGCCAGAGGAGAAAAAAGAGGAGCGCTTGGTGAATCTTTTTTAAGTGTGGCTGAGTATTATAGAGGGAAAGTACGAGACAAGCTTATTATTTTAACTAAATTGGTAGAGCCAGTAATGATTATAATAGCGGCATTACTGGTGGTTGGAGTGCTGTTTTCGTTCTTTGTGCCAATATATTCAAATGTAACAAATATAGAGAATATAAGTACTTTAAAATAA
- the tadA gene encoding Flp pilus assembly complex ATPase component TadA gives MVKRAHTIPLGQWLLGQGEVSEENLAVALNEQKQTGKALGDILIEKHFASEESVYLALAGQIGYEYINTLPVGLIDNKVLDRLDINVLRKKSVVPIRHKGSTCFVISDPSDDLVIKYLIEQGYLSYKRLLTTPANIESLYSEITTSDKKTIEKQISLMQKSGVDHEEGEIREFVHRILSIAISSDATDIHFEPEGSITRVRIRIDGILYEEKPISISRHNRLVNVLYSMGKATVSEFGKFQDKQFSIETTMKRKVDVRLSSIPTEHGERASIVLRLLNRERSLSALSKLGFSKDSYNKIQKVIEFPYGMVIFTGPTGSGKTTSLYSILQELRGPKIKIITIEDPIEIDISMVQQVQINEKAGITFPEASRRFLRHDPDIILIGEIRDKETAEEAIRAAMTGHKVFTTLHTNSAIDSISRFLDLGVSRWNLASSLLAVVAQRLIRVLCPNCKEKDDPSKYKGIDIKDVKIYKASKKGCEKCNGKGYKGRTAASEVFIINDKIRSVISNSFNIDKLIEAAKKQGYRTLLEDAMDILKQGKTSVEEIKRVIGVM, from the coding sequence ATGGTAAAAAGAGCGCATACAATTCCGTTAGGGCAATGGCTTTTAGGGCAGGGAGAGGTTTCGGAAGAAAACCTTGCAGTCGCGCTTAATGAACAAAAACAAACAGGAAAAGCGCTGGGCGATATATTAATAGAAAAGCATTTTGCTTCTGAAGAAAGCGTATATTTAGCCCTGGCTGGTCAGATAGGCTATGAATATATAAATACCCTTCCGGTTGGTTTGATTGATAACAAGGTGTTGGATCGTTTAGATATTAACGTTCTTAGAAAGAAGTCTGTTGTGCCAATCAGGCATAAAGGAAGCACATGTTTTGTTATTTCAGATCCAAGCGATGATTTGGTAATTAAATATTTAATAGAACAAGGGTATCTAAGTTATAAAAGACTGCTTACAACGCCAGCAAATATTGAGTCACTCTATTCGGAGATAACGACAAGCGATAAAAAAACTATTGAGAAACAAATCAGCCTGATGCAGAAGAGTGGAGTGGATCATGAAGAGGGAGAAATTAGAGAGTTTGTGCATAGGATTTTAAGTATAGCAATAAGTAGTGATGCAACAGATATTCACTTTGAGCCGGAGGGGTCTATAACAAGAGTAAGGATTCGTATAGATGGTATCTTATATGAAGAGAAACCTATTTCAATTAGTAGGCATAATCGCTTAGTAAATGTGCTCTATAGCATGGGGAAAGCGACGGTTTCAGAATTCGGCAAGTTTCAGGATAAGCAGTTTAGTATAGAAACCACCATGAAAAGGAAAGTAGATGTAAGGCTTTCTTCAATTCCTACTGAACATGGAGAGCGGGCCTCTATAGTTTTGCGACTGCTCAACAGAGAGAGGTCTTTGTCAGCTCTTAGCAAGCTTGGTTTTTCAAAGGATAGCTATAACAAAATACAAAAAGTGATTGAATTCCCGTATGGCATGGTAATTTTTACAGGGCCTACTGGAAGCGGCAAGACGACCTCTCTATATTCAATACTTCAGGAATTAAGAGGACCAAAAATCAAGATTATCACGATTGAAGATCCAATTGAAATTGATATATCCATGGTGCAGCAGGTTCAAATAAATGAAAAAGCCGGAATAACGTTCCCTGAAGCATCAAGAAGGTTTCTAAGGCATGACCCGGATATAATATTAATAGGTGAAATCAGGGATAAAGAAACTGCTGAGGAAGCTATACGAGCTGCAATGACAGGCCATAAGGTTTTTACAACACTGCATACAAACAGCGCAATAGACTCTATATCGAGATTTCTGGATCTGGGTGTTTCCAGGTGGAATCTTGCAAGTTCTCTTTTGGCTGTTGTTGCGCAAAGGTTGATCAGAGTTCTCTGCCCGAATTGCAAAGAGAAAGATGATCCCAGTAAATATAAAGGGATAGACATTAAAGATGTGAAAATATACAAAGCCAGCAAGAAAGGCTGCGAGAAATGTAACGGTAAGGGGTATAAAGGGCGAACAGCCGCATCAGAAGTATTTATAATAAATGATAAAATAAGATCCGTTATATCTAATTCTTTTAATATTGATAAACTTATTGAAGCTGCAAAAAAGCAGGGATATAGAACATTACTTGAAGATGCAATGGATATCTTGAAACAAGGAAAAACAAGTGTTGAGGAAATTAAAAGAGTGATAGGAGTAATGTAA
- a CDS encoding TraU family protein, translating to MKLSKGFKLTFLFFLLICFSRGVKAEDDSIDWSCVDLRFSGLCICTKARIGLGITVTFWLPEIYIETVKKPGDGQYSSKSAAVAQSNIPMYSGTTTSTLDGSNLQFNEVHVMLNKKLSKKIIDKLEEMDGKFECPEGTGSKTEYGLSYVSELDAVEWRFGLTEWLHTKTLSTVPLSAIPGFCAMIGAAGQYAGETYLTISQAQTPIDMAFNWAKSLCMGYWGFMYPRRGFFTHQSEVVGSAADAWRALEICGLPKPGDRTRHVVTQRLPYPVLMTDKIQMIRPTLGGCMFPGKNPALWDMKKVSKDGKYMWLFWKKYVCCYCVWKWYGR from the coding sequence TTGAAATTATCGAAGGGATTTAAATTAACGTTTTTATTTTTTTTGCTTATTTGTTTTTCAAGAGGTGTTAAGGCTGAAGATGACAGCATAGATTGGAGCTGTGTAGATCTAAGATTCAGCGGTTTATGTATTTGTACAAAAGCAAGGATAGGGCTGGGAATTACTGTAACATTTTGGTTGCCGGAGATATACATTGAGACAGTTAAAAAACCCGGAGATGGACAATATTCATCGAAGAGCGCGGCAGTTGCGCAGAGTAACATTCCTATGTATTCAGGAACCACTACCTCTACCCTAGATGGATCGAATCTTCAGTTCAACGAGGTGCATGTTATGCTTAATAAAAAGTTATCAAAGAAGATCATAGACAAGCTAGAAGAGATGGATGGTAAGTTTGAATGTCCGGAAGGGACAGGGAGTAAGACTGAATATGGACTTTCCTATGTGTCAGAACTAGATGCAGTGGAATGGCGATTTGGACTAACGGAATGGCTGCATACAAAGACATTGTCTACGGTTCCTTTATCAGCGATTCCCGGCTTTTGCGCCATGATTGGAGCAGCAGGTCAATATGCAGGAGAAACATATCTAACAATTTCACAAGCGCAAACTCCGATTGATATGGCATTTAATTGGGCAAAGTCGTTATGTATGGGCTATTGGGGCTTCATGTATCCAAGAAGAGGCTTTTTTACACATCAGAGCGAGGTTGTAGGAAGCGCTGCGGACGCGTGGAGAGCATTAGAAATATGCGGATTACCAAAGCCCGGAGACAGAACACGCCACGTTGTTACCCAAAGGCTTCCTTATCCTGTTTTAATGACGGATAAAATCCAAATGATACGGCCGACTCTTGGCGGTTGTATGTTTCCAGGGAAAAATCCTGCATTATGGGATATGAAAAAGGTGTCTAAAGACGGGAAATACATGTGGTTATTCTGGAAGAAGTATGTTTGTTGCTATTGCGTGTGGAAATGGTACGGGAGATGA
- a CDS encoding conjugal transfer protein TraG N-terminal domain-containing protein → MIKLGAFPVDSVLMFLGLSICGKVLSMLKVAYITVVAISLVVIVWRSVMNGEGPWSSSVINYLLVIILFSILVSHKMVISINNIQPRSGRESADKVFEKFKGLKSDMGSVRVPVVFFKIVQSIDELTNAIAYMISGGDYHAVFLDFVTLQAEVSALSMGENARGNYLRFVADCTSKAITTCENEGVIVTGPKNFIGNEAYIKMYEKHVKGKGTEWTTTVNGVPMYCNEAYDKLGKLLKQDAKRQFTALERMGSLLKKIWYKIPGIGGGWTFAMGRRARGVGLEDQVLEDIVRNFERKASGDPASSAQIVRNISPTGSFFADAAGAKALGRIGQLLTIPAFLGMCSTVVRVLPYLQGACLLLLYAASPIIFLLALLPGRLGAMLKFFTTVLWVHSWTICWAIAGLVGTFAGGLITMVSGKSSFWMNNLEMPTLTVLLVILTPYVSWVFINGTVTSMVRPEKIPTGNVAAAASSAAGKVG, encoded by the coding sequence GTGATTAAATTAGGCGCTTTCCCAGTTGATTCAGTATTGATGTTTTTGGGATTGTCTATATGCGGGAAAGTGCTATCTATGTTGAAAGTGGCCTACATAACGGTAGTTGCAATTAGTTTGGTAGTTATTGTTTGGCGAAGCGTTATGAATGGCGAAGGTCCATGGAGTTCGTCGGTTATAAACTACTTGCTTGTGATAATTTTATTTTCAATTCTTGTAAGTCATAAAATGGTAATTAGTATTAACAATATACAACCTCGTTCAGGTAGAGAATCTGCAGACAAAGTGTTTGAAAAATTCAAGGGACTTAAAAGTGATATGGGAAGCGTAAGAGTACCAGTAGTTTTCTTTAAAATAGTACAGAGTATAGATGAGCTAACTAATGCAATAGCATATATGATTAGCGGAGGGGACTATCACGCGGTTTTTTTGGATTTTGTCACATTGCAGGCAGAAGTATCTGCATTAAGTATGGGAGAGAATGCCAGGGGTAATTATTTAAGGTTTGTTGCAGATTGTACTTCAAAAGCTATAACTACATGTGAAAATGAAGGAGTAATAGTAACCGGGCCAAAGAATTTTATAGGTAATGAAGCTTATATAAAAATGTATGAAAAACATGTTAAAGGAAAGGGAACTGAGTGGACAACTACCGTTAATGGAGTGCCAATGTATTGTAATGAGGCTTATGACAAGTTAGGAAAGCTTCTGAAACAAGATGCAAAAAGGCAATTTACGGCATTGGAGCGGATGGGAAGTCTTCTCAAAAAAATATGGTATAAAATTCCAGGTATTGGAGGAGGATGGACATTTGCTATGGGTAGAAGGGCTCGTGGAGTAGGCTTAGAAGACCAAGTTTTGGAGGATATTGTGCGAAATTTTGAAAGAAAAGCAAGCGGAGACCCTGCCTCAAGCGCACAGATAGTAAGAAACATATCGCCTACAGGATCTTTTTTTGCAGACGCAGCTGGTGCCAAAGCGTTAGGACGCATAGGGCAACTTCTTACTATTCCAGCATTTTTGGGGATGTGTTCAACAGTTGTAAGGGTGTTACCGTATCTTCAAGGAGCATGTTTACTACTATTATATGCAGCTTCGCCTATTATTTTTTTATTGGCATTACTACCTGGGCGACTTGGTGCAATGTTGAAATTTTTTACTACTGTGCTGTGGGTTCACAGTTGGACTATATGCTGGGCGATAGCAGGATTGGTGGGAACCTTTGCTGGCGGGTTAATAACTATGGTGTCAGGGAAGAGTTCTTTTTGGATGAACAATTTAGAGATGCCTACTTTAACAGTTTTGCTGGTAATTTTAACTCCTTATGTATCTTGGGTCTTTATTAATGGGACAGTGACATCTATGGTGCGGCCGGAGAAAATTCCTACGGGGAATGTTGCAGCTGCAGCATCGTCTGCTGCAGGAAAGGTAGGGTAA
- a CDS encoding prepilin-type N-terminal cleavage/methylation domain-containing protein has protein sequence MINNIYMKNKKAFTLVEIAIVMAVLGVLAMVATPRAITLMNTKAAQKTAVETKHIQDAAKWYYVANSTWPADITALQTAGYLDSSWTANNSFGNAYSVSSTADAFTVQSNIPAAYINAAAQVLPQAVVVVETISSTVPLPGSESSHDNLLHRLAAATQEQRTLEGDVYTQGKIYDDTNNTYLLDLSPTGTSYVHRISADDVYIRQLSTWVSDMTGVPSGTIAMWSGASAPSGWDLCDGTNGTPDLRDRFIVGAGSSYAVGATGGENTHTLTIAEMPAHSHSYNETWHKGNATFNSAANYMTARVNNTGSTGGNAAHENRPPYYALCFIMKG, from the coding sequence ATGATAAACAACATTTATATGAAGAATAAAAAAGCTTTTACACTTGTTGAAATTGCCATAGTAATGGCTGTTCTAGGGGTGCTGGCTATGGTAGCTACTCCCAGAGCTATTACTCTAATGAATACAAAGGCAGCGCAAAAAACGGCTGTAGAAACAAAACATATTCAGGACGCTGCTAAGTGGTATTATGTTGCAAATAGTACCTGGCCAGCAGATATTACAGCGCTGCAGACTGCCGGGTATCTGGATTCTTCATGGACGGCTAATAATTCTTTTGGAAATGCTTATAGTGTAAGCTCAACAGCAGACGCCTTTACTGTTCAAAGCAACATCCCCGCTGCTTATATAAATGCGGCAGCTCAGGTATTACCACAAGCCGTAGTAGTAGTAGAAACCATATCAAGTACTGTACCCCTGCCAGGAAGCGAATCCTCTCATGATAACTTGCTTCATAGATTAGCTGCTGCTACGCAGGAACAAAGGACATTAGAAGGGGATGTTTACACGCAGGGGAAAATTTATGACGATACAAACAATACATACCTATTGGATTTAAGCCCGACTGGAACAAGTTATGTACACAGAATTAGTGCAGATGACGTATATATCAGGCAGCTTAGTACTTGGGTAAGCGATATGACAGGTGTGCCGTCCGGGACCATAGCAATGTGGTCAGGCGCTAGTGCTCCTAGTGGCTGGGATTTATGTGATGGAACAAACGGTACGCCGGACTTAAGAGATAGATTTATTGTAGGAGCAGGATCTTCTTATGCTGTAGGAGCAACAGGTGGGGAGAATACCCATACTTTAACTATTGCTGAAATGCCTGCACATTCACATTCCTATAATGAGACATGGCATAAAGGTAATGCTACTTTTAACTCTGCGGCTAATTATATGACAGCCAGAGTTAATAATACTGGTTCAACTGGTGGAAATGCTGCACATGAAAACAGACCGCCTTATTACGCTTTATGTTTTATTATGAAGGGTTAA
- a CDS encoding conjugal transfer protein TraH, with protein sequence MLKLLAFVTLIIVFSCSIVFADLWDDAEAKSTNIEYYQYYNKDKDGFVYRGGVDYAPPYRPAEKLIEIHTNVEAGCGRFDWEVNLKNTLNQEALDRYWEALKGGAISSAPILLLEYISPTLADIVKHLKAMSNMSMEMQYASCERQQQLATNLGQSLRNVARNRYRSEQDPSDIKEANRLTNDHVNKEDWASGLNKYQGSGQIGSGEEGYSVIGQYLESEEAGGVGNTTRDYIAGLLGDVVIKGSGSINWKKPTINEVQMYADIKKRQEEVVLDPIIRKLENGGEFTSEDQAKLSRSDLIVTKEWMKDVMLLPLNEKEIVFRAYLTSYAGLETLDNLDKAQRNLEKGMGDPSISLEQRKYLAAKIDGIKIKKDGIAIRAEAQKRAYNTMFEAIKRSKEVRAKAVKDTIGTKPVSVFEGGFSPKFTNPTAEE encoded by the coding sequence ATGCTTAAATTACTTGCTTTTGTTACTTTAATTATAGTTTTTTCATGCTCTATTGTTTTTGCGGATCTGTGGGACGATGCAGAGGCAAAAAGCACAAACATAGAATATTATCAGTATTATAATAAAGATAAAGACGGGTTTGTTTATCGCGGTGGAGTGGATTATGCGCCGCCATATAGACCCGCTGAAAAATTAATTGAAATTCATACAAATGTAGAAGCTGGATGCGGCAGATTTGATTGGGAAGTAAATTTAAAAAACACATTAAATCAAGAGGCGCTTGATCGCTACTGGGAAGCTTTGAAAGGGGGAGCAATTAGTAGCGCACCCATACTTTTGTTGGAGTATATTTCTCCTACGCTTGCCGATATCGTGAAACACCTGAAAGCCATGAGTAATATGAGCATGGAAATGCAGTATGCAAGTTGCGAAAGACAACAACAACTCGCAACAAATTTAGGGCAAAGTCTTAGGAATGTAGCCCGTAATAGATACAGAAGCGAACAAGATCCAAGTGACATAAAGGAAGCAAATAGACTCACTAACGATCATGTCAATAAAGAAGACTGGGCAAGCGGATTAAATAAATATCAAGGTTCTGGGCAAATAGGCAGTGGAGAAGAAGGCTACAGCGTGATAGGACAATATCTAGAAAGCGAAGAAGCTGGAGGCGTGGGTAATACAACAAGAGATTATATAGCTGGGCTCCTGGGAGATGTTGTTATAAAGGGTAGTGGTTCCATAAACTGGAAGAAGCCAACAATTAATGAAGTTCAGATGTATGCGGATATTAAAAAAAGGCAAGAAGAGGTAGTGCTCGATCCAATAATAAGAAAGCTTGAGAATGGAGGAGAGTTTACTTCTGAGGATCAGGCTAAACTCTCTCGGTCGGATTTGATAGTGACTAAAGAATGGATGAAAGACGTAATGTTGTTGCCTTTAAATGAAAAGGAAATAGTATTTAGAGCGTATTTGACTTCGTATGCAGGACTGGAAACTTTAGATAATTTAGACAAAGCACAGAGAAATCTTGAAAAGGGGATGGGAGATCCCAGTATTTCTTTAGAGCAAAGAAAATACTTAGCGGCAAAAATTGATGGAATTAAAATTAAAAAAGATGGGATTGCAATTCGTGCTGAAGCGCAGAAAAGGGCTTATAACACTATGTTCGAGGCAATAAAGAGAAGCAAAGAGGTGCGGGCTAAAGCTGTTAAAGATACTATAGGGACTAAACCTGTTAGTGTTTTTGAAGGGGGTTTTAGTCCAAAGTTCACAAACCCAACAGCCGAAGAGTAG